AGTGCTTAACATGAGCCACAGGGATCGGGCAGATGACACATTGCCGTCGCGTACGTGCAGAGCCAACATCGAAATGGTAGGCTTCTGCCGTGTCTCCACGTCCTTAGGAAGAAGATCGTATGCTTCGGAAGCGATCTTCGAGTTCCCGAAATCGGCCGCGGCTATGCAGATCTGCGACATGGCCTGATCCAAGGCTCCGTCGCGCAACCGGTTCTTGGCTTCTTCGAGGGCCTTTGCGTGATCACCCGATTCAAGGGCGTGTTGCACAAGGGCATCATTGATGATAACGGCTTCAAGTGCCTCTTGGCGTGTTTCACGGCTTTCCGTGACGTCGTCAAAAGAGGAGCGGATCCGCTCGAGGAAACGCATTGCATTTTCTTCCTTGTCGCAAGAAATATACGCCTTGATCAAAGCCGCGTAAACCTGGCCATCCAAGCGCTTAACGATACAGAATGTACCATTGTCATCAGATACTGCGAGTGATCGGTACTCGTTGTAGCACTCCACGGCACTTGTCAGGTCGCCAGAGGAAGCGAAAGCATCGATCATCGACGGGAAGATAGAAGCGTGAGGGGTCACTTTGTGCGATTCCATGTGCGCATACACGCGGATCATTCCTTCCACATTACCCTCGTTGGCGCAGGCAGTGATCAGATAGCGGTAAATGTCAAGAGGAAAGACAAGATCCGCATGTCGGGAAGTGGCGGTGTCGAACAATTTCATGGCAATCCCAAGAGAATCATCCTCGGTAAGGATGGCTTTTTCAAGCTCACTTGAGTGCAACATGAATTTTCCGGGTTCCTCCATTCCCCCATAACGGACCCTCTCCTGCTCTAGCACCTCCATTGCCTTCATCGCATCGTGGGCACGCATCACGAACAGCTGAACGAGCATCTGGTATGTTTGTTCATCGGGAATTACCCTGCGACGAAGCATATCCGAGTAAACGTCGAGTGCCTTCGGGATCGCCTGTGATCGATCATCGTGGAGTTCGATGGCCGAGTCCAACAAAGCATTGTAGGCAGCAACGGTCGGGGTGAGACCGTCTCGCAGGAGTGCTGCAAAAGCGCCGGGAATGTCCGAGAATTTCTCGTCGGAGGCCAGACGCACAACCTGCTCGGAAGCACGAAGAGATTCCTCCGTCGCAAAATCCCCAACAGCGGCAACATCATCTGGTAGATCAGGGAAGGCCTCGGTCGTAGAAGCATCCTGCGCGTCGGAGGCTTCCTCCGCTTGAGCTTGCTCCTCTTGTATTTGAATTTCCCGAGCAACcgcctcttccacctttGCACCGACATCAGCGTTGGCAGAGGCCTGGGTGAGATGGGGCGAACGGTTGAGATCCGCGCGAGCGGTCGGGGACAACTCttgttcttccttctccttactcgcctcctcctcctctgtcAGCGGTTTCCAGCCGACTCTCCGTTTCAACTGCAACTGTTTCCAGTCACTGTCATCACCGGTctgctgggcctgctgcCACGCCGCATAGTACGCGGCTAACCCAGCATCTCCGCCGCCCGAGCTGCCGTGGCCGGCCTTtgcgccagcgccagaggAACTCGATGGTTGGAAAACATGTTGTAACTGAGTGGTACGGGAGAATTTCGCCGGATTAGCGGCGGTAATGTGATTAAGTGTTGTCGACGACGCGTAGGATGACTGCGATGCCGCGACTACCGATTGAGCATAGCCATGAGTAAAGGCTTTGGTGAAACTCTGACGCGCGATATGGGTAAACGGCTTGAAGACCATTTATCTTGCGGGGGACCTCttcatcaaggagaagaggcaGCACTACTAGATTGTTAGTAAGTTCAGAACTGAAGTTTCCGGGCTCGTGGCCGGGCTCGTGGAGATTTGGATTTTCGGGTTCCAAGGTACCTTATAATCGGGACAGAGGGTAATGCAGGTTCATTTGACGAGGGGATCGCCAAAGGAACGCGCGGGGCAAAAGAAGGGAAGGTTGAAGGTTGAAAAGGGAAGACGGGGACGTCTTCTCGGCGACAGAAAAATGTAGGATGGAGTTTGAAGAGACCGGAATCGAGGGATATTTtatgagaaggggaaaaggAACTGGACGAGTGGTCGCGTTGGCACTCGACCCAAAGTGGACTAGCGTGGATCCAGAGTTCCAGAATTCAATCCTGTGTTTTTCGTCCGCAGCCAATCGCCGCCGCGGTAATGATTCAGGGGATGTGATATCGATGACTGTTTCAGAATGTCTGCCTTTACTTGCAGGGTGATGGGCCCAACTATCTACGGAGCCGTTCCTGCTGGAAGCATCGGCAGTACTTTTAACGGCTGCAGAAAACTCTGACACGCAGGCGATTCCTAATCAACGCGAGGAGCAGGACGTCACGCAGTTCTCGAAGAGTCGCCGGAAGCTGAGTGCGCTGGGTCAGGTGGCCGCTCAGCCCCAGATTTGCAACCGCGGCCAATCGGCTCGACGCTGACACTGGAGCCTTAGGAAGAAACAGGAGCCAGATCTCTGGGTTCCTGATTTCTTGACAGCCTTGACAGTCTGACTCACCTCCGTCCCggctctttttcttctgctttttcttccgcCGGACTTTGGCTTGACCCCCCCGTCCGATCACCGATCCAACGCCGGAGATCCGATATCCGACTCGCCGTCTCGGCGATGACTGCCTGCCATTTGTTGAATTGACGTGTACCATGGTCTGTCTGCCATCCACGCGATCGAGTACGTATCAAATTCAAGGGTCCAGGGAATAAAGCCTTTTACTCGGTCATCGCACTCATTCCAATCAAACCAACACCTAGCTTTGAGCAATCATCGACTGTAAACTCCTTTCTCAACTTCCCGCAGCGCACATGCATCCACCCGAATTGGGGACTGGGATACTAAACCTAACCCGCGGGCGGACGGCGGACGGCAGACGTCACCAAAAGGGAGCCTAGTTTCCCGAGTTCGCGCATAACTCTTCCCCGTGAAACGCGGAGGCCTCCGCAGAGATTTAACGATCGTATGATGATTGATGAGGGATCAAAACCAATGGCAACTCGACAAATACTTCTCCAACTATGCAGGCCCTCCCTCTTATAGCGCGAGCGAACGATATCATCTCGGGTCAATTGACAGAGGGCTATTTTTCGTACTTTCGATTTTTGTCATGGAAGTCTGAGACGCCCAGCTGTAAGTACGTATGCGTAATCTCTATTCGGATAAACAATTACTCCCTGTCAACCTGGAATCGATCTTGGCTTCAACCATTTTTCAGGCACTTGACTCGCACTAGCCACACTCGTCAGCTCCAGCCACAGAATAGCGGGCACAATTCAAGATGGGTCAGTCGATCATCAAAACAACCAAATTCATGAACTCCATGTTTAGTAGAGGCCACTTTGATGTGTGATGCCTCACACATCTCCTTGAATCCTTTAAACTTCCATTTTCTATCCACCCCTTGGGTTGCTCCTCCTCAACTTGAGCGATCGCCCCCACGAAGGCCGCACCAAGTTACGCGGGGTTCACCAGGATAGTACTTTCTCGACAGCGACTGCTCTTGTTCGGTACTTCCATCATTGTAGTtgcattttctttttatttttgaaTCCTAATTCCAACGCTAGTGATCTCCCTCGTCCTCAGATCCTCGAGCGATCCCCAAGAGTTCATCAGTCCCGCATCTCAAGATCGTACCCCAGCTAGCCATCATGTCCTATAAATCCTCCGCGACCACCGCCGTGTCTGCTCCCGGCAAGGTCTTACTTACTGGCGGGTACCTCGTTCTAGATAGAAACTACACAGGCACCGTGTTCGCTCTCAACGCCCGGATCCACGTTGTCGTGCAACAGCTCCGAAAGGGCCACCGAAGAGGGCAATCTTCCGAAGCCGAGGTGGAAAATGGGAACATTGATACTGGGAAGGATGGTGAAGACTTGATTGTGGTTCGCTCGCCCCAATTCGTGGGTGCTGTGTGGGAATACGGTATTCAACGCCGTGAAAATGGCGGGGGGATTAAGGTCGTACAAAAGAATGATGGGTAAGGTCCTTGATTTTATAAACCGGATGTGGCTAACTATATTAGACGAGGCAATCCTTTTGTTGAAACCTCCTTGAATTACGCCTTGACTTACATCAGCTATGTGGCCGACTCGAAGGACTTTGGCTCCCTATCCATCACGATCCTCGCCGACAACGACTATTATTCCGAGACGGCCTTTTCAAGAGCCGGGGATCGTAACACTGGGGGATTTGTGAACTTTGGGGTCCCGCTCCACGAGGCGCATAAGACCGGCCTTGGTTCTTCTGCGGCCTTGGTTACTTCTCTGGTATCTGCCCTGGTAATCCACCGCACCATGCAGCCTGACGATATCGGTGCGGCTCGTGATAAGTTGCATAATCTGGCGCAGGCCGCTCATTGTGCAGCCCAAGGAAAGGTTGGATCTGGATTCGACGTTGCCGCTGCTGTCTACGGTTCCTGCCTCTATCGCAGATTCTCGCCCTCTATTCTGGAATCCATCGGTGATGCGGGTCGTCCTGGATTCGACGAGAGGCTATTCAATGTTGTAGAGGACGCCGATCCAGAACATCCCTGGGACACAGAGTGCTTGGACTTTGGCATGACCCTTCCCCGCGGGATGCAAATGGTTCTTTGTGATGTCGAGTGTGGTTCCCAAACTCCGTCTATGGTGAAAAAAGTGCTGGAGTGGCGGAAACAAAACCAGCAAGAGGCCGACCTTCTTTGGAACGCTCTCCAGTCGAACAACGAACGGCTATGTCTCGAACTTAAACAGCTGTCACAGAACCCGGAAAAGGGCTTTGATGACGTCCGTAGTTTGATCGAACGGTCCCGCAATCATATTCGCAGCATGACTACCAAATCCGACGTTCCCATTGAACCAAAGGTACAGACGGAGCTACTTGATGCCATTTCCGAGGTTGAGGGTGTCGTTGGCGGAGTCGTTCCTGGTGCAGGAGGCTACGATGCTTTGGCGGTTATAATCCGAGACGAAGCAGAGGTCATCGATCGACTGAAGCAGCTCTTTGAGAACTGGGAGAGCAAGGTGGAGGACGATTTCGGAGGGAAAGTCGGCCAGGTTCGTCTCCTTGGTGTACGCCACGGCTCTCTTGGCCTGGAGAACGAATCACTGGAGCAATATCGCGTGTGGTTGTAGATAGGACCCTGGACCTGTATGGGCTTGCAGCGTCGGTTTCCGTCGTCTAGCTTCGGAGCCTTGTTTTCATGGGCAATGACTACTTATGATGTGCATGTTAGAAATGAAAGAGCATGATAACGAACAAGTAATATAACTCGAAGGGAAACATGCCAGCCATTCATAAGTTGGTCTAAACCATCGTAAGAAACATATATAGTGCTACCGGTGCGGTCCAATAACGTCAGGATAAAGGAAATGCCATTCCGTGGAACTGGCGCACTTAATATAAGCAGTGTGATAGATTATAGCTCGTTTGTTGGACTGAGGAAATAGGAGTGCTGGTGCCTGGATTCGGTCAGTCGTGTCCATGAGTCAAGTGTATAGGGTGGGGTGAGATGACCAAAAGAGGTCCTGAGTTAATGTTGCTGGTGTATTTGACCATGTTCGTTAAATTGGAagaaaatattttattaaagaaaaaaggtATGGGTAGCTTCCAGGACTCTGGATTGTCCAGTGGAAGCCCCGAGTAGTGGCTTTACGCACGTAGGCTGCCACCGCATGATCCCCTAGATGGTCGAAATGAATCCAAAAAAGTTTCATGTGTATCCAAATCTGTAGACGTCACACTATATCCAAAAAGGCCTTCCAAACTTcgtatatattatatatttgaCATATGCAAATACTGTATCACCGAAGGGAACATCACCCAGAACCGATTCCATCCCAAACACTTCTCAGTCAGTCTGACTTGGTTAGTCTTAAATCCTGATAATGATGTCGTTCCCCCTCAACGACATAATTACTTGCTATTTCAATTTTTCTTATGAGGGTTAAAGCCAAATTatggatggcgttgatataTAAGGTGTATGGGTAGCCAAGCATGGTTTTTGGTGCAGCAGTCTAGCGCCTCCTGTCAATGCCGTCGTGAAGCTCAACCTAGCCTACCGTGATAGACAGTAGATTAGCTtagtttctttctttttattgGCCATGGTCATATCGGATGTAGGTCTAGTCACCTGTCCACATTCGAGGGATATGGACTGGGACGCGGACGCTAATTTCCTTGTACTTGACGAAAGCCTTCCAAAGCGTGAATACCTTAACTCAGGGTGATCAGAGCCATGTACTAGTAATACTTTTCGACAATTAGACTTGAAATGAAACAAAACGTGATGTTAACTTTGCTGGATAATGGATTGTAGGGTAGACATGTTGAACACCGTTTGAAACTATCCATATGCGTCTTGGTTGCAGACAATTTCTATGTAAAACGGTAGTTAGTACCATAGATAACATTTAACAGTTCATCGCGACCATGGTCACTTCTCGCCGGGCTTTttagttgttgttgttggtctTGTCATGTCGAACAATAAGAACCCTGTCTTCGGAGAAACTTACGGTAATTTCCGCCGCTCCTTCCCAAAAACCCTCTCAACAGCACGGCCAACCCGTGACCAGGTCGCAACCCTAACTACTTTTGGGTTAGGAATGCGAATAGCTTCATCAGCATGCGATATATAAATCGTTTAAACCGATTTTAAATCGTCCAATCAGCATGTTAGCTCAGCGGAAGAGCGCCGGGCTCATAACCCGGAGGTACGTTTAATCTAAATCAGCCGAAGGAGACCAGTTCTAATTGGATTCCAGGACCCTGGATCGAAACCAGGACATGCTATGTGCATTCATTTTTTGAGAGCAGAGAGTTTTTGTGTGACTATTCTCGAATCGGATTAGATTAGACATGCATTACTGGCCAGATTGGTTGGTCTTTGACCGTTGTGGATCTTTAGTTGTGCTGTATTGATGGTTGATATTGGGCTCGATTTGCTTCGGCTATGGCCAACCCCAGACCATGTCCGGAGCTCTCAAAACCAGAGCAGCAGTAATCATTATCTACTGCTTCGTCCAGTCCTTGCATTAGGGTATACCAGAAACGACAAACAAAGAGTAATGGACAGCACATATATCGAGTCAATTGATACGGTTAGAGAGACAACGCACATGGATTATTGACTTATTTTGTTATTCTACAGTTATGAAACGgtaatatagtatctaaatatgTGGGCTAATATGACAAAGATCTATGTAAAGGGTTGGATTCACCGTGAACGGGCCAAG
Above is a window of Aspergillus puulaauensis MK2 DNA, chromosome 2, nearly complete sequence DNA encoding:
- the erg8 gene encoding phosphomevalonate kinase (COG:I;~EggNog:ENOG410PJBM;~InterPro:IPR013750,IPR035102,IPR016005,IPR006204, IPR036554,IPR020568,IPR014721;~PFAM:PF00288,PF08544;~go_function: GO:0004631 - phosphomevalonate kinase activity [Evidence IEA];~go_function: GO:0005524 - ATP binding [Evidence IEA]); translation: MSYKSSATTAVSAPGKVLLTGGYLVLDRNYTGTVFALNARIHVVVQQLRKGHRRGQSSEAEVENGNIDTGKDGEDLIVVRSPQFVGAVWEYGIQRRENGGGIKVVQKNDGRGNPFVETSLNYALTYISYVADSKDFGSLSITILADNDYYSETAFSRAGDRNTGGFVNFGVPLHEAHKTGLGSSAALVTSLVSALVIHRTMQPDDIGAARDKLHNLAQAAHCAAQGKVGSGFDVAAAVYGSCLYRRFSPSILESIGDAGRPGFDERLFNVVEDADPEHPWDTECLDFGMTLPRGMQMVLCDVECGSQTPSMVKKVLEWRKQNQQEADLLWNALQSNNERLCLELKQLSQNPEKGFDDVRSLIERSRNHIRSMTTKSDVPIEPKVQTELLDAISEVEGVVGGVVPGAGGYDALAVIIRDEAEVIDRLKQLFENWESKVEDDFGGKVGQVRLLGVRHGSLGLENESLEQYRVWL